One genomic segment of Sminthopsis crassicaudata isolate SCR6 chromosome 2, ASM4859323v1, whole genome shotgun sequence includes these proteins:
- the LRRC18 gene encoding leucine-rich repeat-containing protein 18 isoform X1, whose translation MAKGRKGPKGKKITLKIAKNCIKITFDGRRRLDLSKMGITTFPKCILKLNDVDELDLSRNMIKKIPESISKFQNLRWLDLHSNLIDKLPDSIGQLETLHYLNLCNNKLTSNSLPLELRDLKNLRTLNLGLNHIDNIPTTLGALKELHEVGVFDNLLTSIPNSIAKLPKLKKLNAKRNPFPKEEDDTAFIDSIKRLENLYLVEEKDLCAPCLRKCQDARDKLNKIKSMAPAQARKPNFANLINPNSTAKDSQDEWRFLQTLLDSPS comes from the exons ATGGCCAAGGGACGGAAAggccccaaagggaaaaaaatcaccttaAAGATTGCCAAAAATTGTATCAAGATCACATTCGATGGGAGACGGCGCCTTGACCTAAGCAAAATGGGGATCACCACTTTCCCCAAGTGTATCCTAAAACTCAATGATGTTGATGAACTAGACCTGAGTCGAAATATGATTAAGAAGATACCAGAAAGCATCTCCAAGTTCCAAAACCTGCGTTGGTTAGATCTGCACAGCAACCTTATTGATAAGCTTCCTGATTCAATAGGCCAACTGGAAACTCTCCACTACCTCAACCTGTGCAATAACAAGTTAACCAGCAACTCCCTTCCTTTGGAGCTCAGAGACTTGAAAAACCTACGTACACTGAACTTGGGTTTGAATCACATCGATAATATCCCCACCACCCTTGGGGCACTGAAGGAGCTCCATGAGGTGGGTGTGTTTGACAATCTTCTGACCTCTATACCCAATAGTATCGCCAAACTCCCCAAACTAAAGAAACTGAATGCGAAGCGCAACCCCTTCCCCAAAGAAGAAGATGATACGGCATTTATTGATTCCATAAAGCGATTAGAAAACTTGTACTTGGTAGAAGAAAAAGATCTCTGTGCACCTTGCCTAAGGAAATGTCAAGATGCCCGGGACaagttgaataaaataaagagcatGGCACCCGCCCAAGCAAGGAAGCCAAACTTTGCAAATCTAATTAACCCTAACTCAACAGCCAAGGATAGTCAAGATGAATGGAG GTTTTTGCAGACTTTGCTGGACTCACCATCCTAG
- the LRRC18 gene encoding leucine-rich repeat-containing protein 18 isoform X2, which produces MAKGRKGPKGKKITLKIAKNCIKITFDGRRRLDLSKMGITTFPKCILKLNDVDELDLSRNMIKKIPESISKFQNLRWLDLHSNLIDKLPDSIGQLETLHYLNLCNNKLTSNSLPLELRDLKNLRTLNLGLNHIDNIPTTLGALKELHEVGVFDNLLTSIPNSIAKLPKLKKLNAKRNPFPKEEDDTAFIDSIKRLENLYLVEEKDLCAPCLRKCQDARDKLNKIKSMAPAQARKPNFANLINPNSTAKDSQDEWR; this is translated from the coding sequence ATGGCCAAGGGACGGAAAggccccaaagggaaaaaaatcaccttaAAGATTGCCAAAAATTGTATCAAGATCACATTCGATGGGAGACGGCGCCTTGACCTAAGCAAAATGGGGATCACCACTTTCCCCAAGTGTATCCTAAAACTCAATGATGTTGATGAACTAGACCTGAGTCGAAATATGATTAAGAAGATACCAGAAAGCATCTCCAAGTTCCAAAACCTGCGTTGGTTAGATCTGCACAGCAACCTTATTGATAAGCTTCCTGATTCAATAGGCCAACTGGAAACTCTCCACTACCTCAACCTGTGCAATAACAAGTTAACCAGCAACTCCCTTCCTTTGGAGCTCAGAGACTTGAAAAACCTACGTACACTGAACTTGGGTTTGAATCACATCGATAATATCCCCACCACCCTTGGGGCACTGAAGGAGCTCCATGAGGTGGGTGTGTTTGACAATCTTCTGACCTCTATACCCAATAGTATCGCCAAACTCCCCAAACTAAAGAAACTGAATGCGAAGCGCAACCCCTTCCCCAAAGAAGAAGATGATACGGCATTTATTGATTCCATAAAGCGATTAGAAAACTTGTACTTGGTAGAAGAAAAAGATCTCTGTGCACCTTGCCTAAGGAAATGTCAAGATGCCCGGGACaagttgaataaaataaagagcatGGCACCCGCCCAAGCAAGGAAGCCAAACTTTGCAAATCTAATTAACCCTAACTCAACAGCCAAGGATAGTCAAGATGAATGGAGGTGA